One window from the genome of Primulina huaijiensis isolate GDHJ02 unplaced genomic scaffold, ASM1229523v2 scaffold43089, whole genome shotgun sequence encodes:
- the LOC140969923 gene encoding auxin efflux carrier component 7-like, which translates to MITGHDLYVVLTAMVPLYVAMILAYGSVRWWKIFSPDQCSGINRFVAIFAVPLLSFHFISSNDIYAMNFKFIAADTLQKIIMLVLLGLWANFTKNGSLEWAITIFSLSTLPNTLVMGIPLLIAMYGEYSGSLMVQIVVLQCIIWYTLLLFLFEYRGAKMLILEQFPETAASIVSFKVESDVVSLDGQDFLETDAEIGNDGKLHVTVRKSNASRRSLGHGSFSGITPRPSNLTGAEIYSLSSSRNPTPRGSNFNHSDFYSMMGFPGRLSNFGQSDTTRLSNFNVAEMYSVQSSRGPTPRPSNFEENYAPGVQMSSPRFGYYPTQTVPTSYPAPNPEISSTVPRTEKTHQAQIQNQGSKANHDAKELHMFVWSSSASPVSEGGGRGGLHVFGGPDFGASEQSGRSDQAAKEIKLLVNDIPQNGAPKAAPQTGDFGGEDFSFGGGGRDHGTDGRDKDSLTAQSKLGSSSTADLDPKIASVKHMPPTSVMTRLILIMVWRKLIRNPNTYSSLIGLIWSLISFRWGVHMPKIVAQSISILSDAGLGMAMFSLGLFMALQPKLIACGNTVAGFAMAVRFLTGPAVMAVASIAIGLRGTLLHVAIVQAALPQGIVPFVFAKEYNVHPAILSTMVIFGMLIALPITLVYYILLGL; encoded by the exons ATGATTACCGGGCATGATCTTTACGTTGTTTTAACTGCTATGGTTCCACTCTATGTAGCCATGATCTTGGCTTACGGCTCCGTCCGATGGTGGAAAATCTTTTCTCCGGATCAATGCTCCGGCATCAACCGATTTGTCGCCATTTTTGCCGTCCCACTTCTGTCTTTCCACTTCATTTCCTCCAACGATATATATGCCATGAACTTCAAATTTATCGCTGCTGACACGCTGCAAAAGATTATCATGCTGGTACTTCTTGGACTGTGGGCAAATTTCACCAAAAATGGCAGCTTGGAATGGGCTATAACCATTTTCTCTCTTTCAACTCTTCCGAACACTCTTGTAATGGGGATTCCTTTGCTGATCGCCATGTATGGAGAATACTCCGGCAGCCTCATGGTGCAGATTGTGGTGCTCCAGTGCATCATTTGGTACACTTTACTGCTGTTTTTGTTCGAGTACCGTGGCGCTAAAATGCTGATTTTGGAGCAGTTTCCTGAGACAGCTGCTTCAATCGTATCTTTTAAGGTTGAATCTGATGTCGTCTCTTTAGATGGGCAAGATTTTCTTGAAACGGACGCGGAGATTGGAAATGATGGCAAGCTTCATGTTACCGTCAGGAAATCTAATGCTTCGAGGCGTTCACTCGGGCATGGTTCCTTCTCAGGGATTACTCCCCGGCCTTCGAATTTAACAGGGGCTGAAATTTACAGTTTGAGCTCCTCAAGAAATCCAACTCCCAGAGGGTCTAATTTCAACCATTCAGATTTTTATTCGATGATGGGATTTCCAGGGAGGCTGTCTAATTTTGGCCAATCTGATACGACTAGATTGTCTAATTTCAACGTAGCTGAAATGTACTCGGTTCAATCATCCAGGGGTCCAACTCCAAGGCCTTCGAATTTTGAAGAAAACTACGCTCCAGGGGTACAAATGAGCTCACCAAGATTCGGTTACTATCCCACACAGACTGTTCCAACTTCTTATCCTGCTCCAAATCCTGAAATTTCGTCCACTGTGCCAAGAACGGAGAAAACCCATCAAGCCCAGATTCAGAATCAAGGCAGTAAAGCTAATCACGACGCTAAAGAGCTTCACATGTTTGTGTGGAGCTCAAGCGCTTCGCCGGTGTCTGAAGGAGGTGGTCGTGGCGGCCTACACGTTTTCGGGGGACCGGATTTCGGTGCTTCCGAGCAATCCGGGCGCTCTGATCAAGCTGCCAAGGAAATCAAGCTATTGGTCAATGATATACCACAAAATGGAGCACCTAAAg CTGCTCCGCAAACTGGGGACTTTGGTGGAGAAGATTTCAGCTTTGGTGGTGGAGGCAGAGATCATGGAACCGATGGCAGGGATAAGGACAGTCTCACAGCGCAGTCAAAACTCGGGTCTAGCTCCACCGCGGACCTAGACCCAAAGATAGCCAGCGTTAAACACATGCCGCCTACAAGTGTCATGACTCGTCTAATCTTGATCATGGTTTGGCGTAAACTTATTCGAAATCCCAACACTTATTCTAGCCTCATTGGTCTTATCTGGTCTCTAATCTCATTCAG GTGGGGTGTGCATATGCCTAAAATTGTAGCACAATCAATCTCTATACTTTCTGATGCTGGCCTCGGCATGGCCATGTTTAGCTTAG GTTTGTTTATGGCCCTTCAACCAAAGCTGATAGCTTGTGGAAACACCGTGGCGGGCTTCGCCATGGCCGTGAGATTTCTCACTGGTCCAGCAGTAATGGCTGTGGCTTCGATAGCCATTGGCCTTCGTGGTACCCTCCTCCACGTCGCAATTGTGCAG GCTGCACTACCACAAGGGATTGTTCCGTTTGTGTTCGCCAAAGAATACAATGTTCATCCAGCTATTCTTAGCACCAT GGTTATATTTGGAATGCTGATCGCATTACCAATCACTCTGGTATATTACATACTTCTTGGGTTATAA
- the LOC140969921 gene encoding uncharacterized protein At1g66480-like isoform X2 has protein sequence MGNSLGGRKSVKVMKINGETFKVKAPVQAGSVLKKYPGHVLLESEAVKHYGIRAKPLDPGQELKPKRLYFLVELPEFPEERVTRRVRSGIQMSAKDRLESLLLARRSSSDLSIMKPPSIASEEEEQRARGGGVRVKVRLPKAEVERLLAESKSEDEVAEKIISLYMGSGSVPAAASGELRRRDLDAVLDAVKAGPKQRQKRVGFMPIYEGEIQLAVAS, from the exons ATGGGGAATAGTTTGGGGGGAAGAAAGAGCGTGAAAGTGATGAAAATCAATGGCGAAACCTTCAAAGTGAAGGCTCCAGTGCAAGCCGGTTCGGTTTTGAAAAAATACCCCGGCCACGTTTTGTTGGAGTCGGAGGCGGTTAAGCATTACGGCATCCGGGCAAAGCCGTTGGATCCGGGGCAGGAGCTGAAGCCGAAAAGGCTATATTTTCTTGTGGAGCTGCCTGAGTTTCcggaggagagggtcactcggAGGGTGCGTTCGGGGATTCAAATGAGCGCCAAGGATCGGCTCGAGAGCTTGCTGCTGGCGCGGCGATCGTCTTCTGATCTTTCGATTATGAAGCCGCCGAGCATCGCGTCCGAGGAGGAAGAACAAAGAGCGAGGGGAGGAGGAGTGAGGGTGAAGGTGAGGTTGCCCAAGGCCGAAGTGGAGAGGCTGTTGGCGGAGAGTAAGAGTGAAGATGAGGTGGCGGAGAAAATTATTAGCCTTTACATGGGGAGCGGCAGCGTTCCAGCTGCGGCTAGCGGAGAGTTGCGGCGGCGGGATCTTGATGCCGTTCTTGATGCCGTTAAAGCAGGCCCCAAACAAAG GCAGAAACGAGTGGGATTTATGCCAATTTATGAAGGAGAGATCCAACTGGCTGTGGCGTCTTAG
- the LOC140969921 gene encoding uncharacterized protein At1g66480-like isoform X1, translated as MGNSLGGRKSVKVMKINGETFKVKAPVQAGSVLKKYPGHVLLESEAVKHYGIRAKPLDPGQELKPKRLYFLVELPEFPEERVTRRVRSGIQMSAKDRLESLLLARRSSSDLSIMKPPSIASEEEEQRARGGGVRVKVRLPKAEVERLLAESKSEDEVAEKIISLYMGSGSVPAAASGELRRRDLDAVLDAVKAGPKQSSRETSGIYANL; from the exons ATGGGGAATAGTTTGGGGGGAAGAAAGAGCGTGAAAGTGATGAAAATCAATGGCGAAACCTTCAAAGTGAAGGCTCCAGTGCAAGCCGGTTCGGTTTTGAAAAAATACCCCGGCCACGTTTTGTTGGAGTCGGAGGCGGTTAAGCATTACGGCATCCGGGCAAAGCCGTTGGATCCGGGGCAGGAGCTGAAGCCGAAAAGGCTATATTTTCTTGTGGAGCTGCCTGAGTTTCcggaggagagggtcactcggAGGGTGCGTTCGGGGATTCAAATGAGCGCCAAGGATCGGCTCGAGAGCTTGCTGCTGGCGCGGCGATCGTCTTCTGATCTTTCGATTATGAAGCCGCCGAGCATCGCGTCCGAGGAGGAAGAACAAAGAGCGAGGGGAGGAGGAGTGAGGGTGAAGGTGAGGTTGCCCAAGGCCGAAGTGGAGAGGCTGTTGGCGGAGAGTAAGAGTGAAGATGAGGTGGCGGAGAAAATTATTAGCCTTTACATGGGGAGCGGCAGCGTTCCAGCTGCGGCTAGCGGAGAGTTGCGGCGGCGGGATCTTGATGCCGTTCTTGATGCCGTTAAAGCAGGCCCCAAACAAAGCTCGCGAG AAACGAGTGGGATTTATGCCAATTTATGA
- the LOC140969928 gene encoding putative fasciclin-like arabinogalactan protein 20, protein MASHNLLSLLILSYLSLSTAQSPQSQPPEYLLNAVDTLANSGYTAMSLTLQLIARSLPLPSSSATTTTALTIFSPPNSAFSDNGQPSLAHILLHFSPLSLSSSSLLSLPFSSSIPTLSPSRHLFVTSSSSHDISINGVKVSESPIFDDGWVIAYAIDDFFNLNFTLANSTKTDTTADFQCLKLERVSRFQDASGVLKSRGYSIIASFLDLQIMGFLDRGDFTENNVMKWTLFAPADLDLVRFSGDFLGYSSLLMRHLVPCKVSWSDLDEMVNGTVISNNVEGFSLEITKDEDNETLMVNGVVITSPDLYESEWLVIHGLQHAISEPDSEDEEFELMEELSEQRVEVQISADHGEL, encoded by the coding sequence ATGGCCTCCCACAACCTACTTTCTCTCCTCATCCTGTCCTACCTGTCTCTCTCCACAGCTCAATCTCCGCAGTCTCAGCCGCCGGAATACCTCCTTAACGCCGTCGATACTCTAGCCAACTCCGGCTATACTGCGATGTCCCTCACACTCCAACTCATCGCTCGTTCCCTCCCCCTACCCTCCTCCtccgccaccaccaccaccgctcTGACAATCTTCTCCCCACCCAACTCCGCCTTCTCTGACAACGGTCAACCCTCCCTGGCCCACATTCTCCTGCACTTCTCTCCGCTGTCACTCTCTTCTTCATCTCTCCTCTCCCTCCCATTCTCCTCCTCTATCCCCACTCTCTCCCCCTCCAGGCACCTTTTTGTAACCTCTTCAAGTAGCCACGATATCTCAATAAATGGCGTAAAGGTCTCTGAATCACCCATTTTCGATGATGGGTGGGTAATAGCGTACGCCATCGACGACTTTTTCAACCTAAACTTCACCCTCGCAAATTCTACCAAAACTGACACAACAGCAGATTTCCAGTGCCTGAAATTGGAGAGAGTTTCAAGATTCCAGGATGCATCTGGTGTCCTAAAATCAAGAGGGTATTCCATTATCGCCTCGTTTCTTGATTTACAGATCATGGGGTTCCTCGATCGAGGGGATTTCACAGAGAACAATGTGATGAAGTGGACTCTATTCGCACCAGCTGACCTGGATTTAGTACGGTTTTCAGGGGATTTTCTCGGGTACTCTTCTTTGCTCATGAGGCATTTGGTTCCGTGTAAAGTGAGCTGGAGTGATCTTGATGAAATGGTGAATGGTACAGTGATTTCGAATAATGTAGAAGGGTTCAGCTTGGAGATTACAAAAGATGAAGATAATGAAACATTAATGGTGAATGGGGTTGTTATTACATCCCCGGATTTGTATGAAAGTGAATGGCTCGTGATTCATGGGTTACAACATGCGATTTCGGAACCGGATAGTGAAGATGAGGAATTTGAACTCATGGAGGAATTATCCGAGCAGAGAGTTGAGGTACAGATTTCTGCTGATCATGGAGAGCTTTAG